A window from Rana temporaria chromosome 8, aRanTem1.1, whole genome shotgun sequence encodes these proteins:
- the LOC120910732 gene encoding gastrula zinc finger protein XlCGF26.1-like: MGEQLFDEENVTLQNTNGFRNRNSPERCPRPLYSWDSTQEAHEIPHHDQPETLDDLNIIVKEEVQENLDVKEEEEEEEIAIPMMTDEEDIPAEIGADGQYVKTTSEGRSSSLDCDMDEDDFPEDNLVKIYTCPECDKCFSQNSTLLQHRRTHTGEKPFLCPECGKSFTRKSILVEHRRIHTGEKPFSCWECRKCFTQRSGLILHHKTHGGAKKFPCSGCGAFFMPITNFEMGEQTFCFKCRKLFPPVAHLSEEEKTFDCTECGKCFSRKSTLLEHQRVHTGEKPYSCSECDKSFTRKYILVEHQRIHTGEKPFSCSQCWKSFSKSSGLLMHQKIHALEKTFPCLGCGKDFTQRSKTSSGEDESSCPECKTSSTRNPRRPPKLHTCTECSKTFRYKSYLITHLRSHTGVKPFTCPACGKSFTQKSGFDTHQKVHTGEKPFSCLDCGRRFTQKSKLVYHQRGHSKERPRRTASSDPRAEDVLDLS; this comes from the exons ATGGATTCAGGAACAGAAACtctccagagagatgtccccgtcctctgtattcctgggattccacacaggaagctCATGAGATCCCTCACCATGACCAG CCGGAGACCCTGGATGACCTAAATATAATTGTGAAAGAAGAAGTGCAGGAAAATCTAGATgttaaagaagaagaggaggaggaggagattgcAATACCAATGATGACTGACGAGGAGGATATTCCGGCAGAGATTGGCGCTG ATGGACAGTATGTCAAAACGACCTCTGAGGGACGGAGCTCATCTCTGGATTGTGATATGGATGAGGATGATTTCCCGGAAGACAATCTCGTTAAGATATACACATGCCCTGAATGTGATAAATGCTTCAGCCAGAACTCCACGCTCCTTCAGCATCGCCGAACCCACACCGGCGAAAAGCCCTTCCTGTGCCCGGAATGTGGAAAAAGCTTCACGCGCAAGTCCATCCTGGTTGAGCATCGGAGGATCCACACGGGCGAGAAGCCTTTCTCGTGCTGGGAGTGCAGGAAATGCTTTACGCAGAGGTCGGGGCTCATTCTGCATCATAAAACTCACGGGGGGGCAAAGAAATTCCCTTGCTCGGGGTGCGGGGCTTTTTTCATGCCCATCACCAACTTCGAGATGGGGGAACAGACCTTCTGCTTCAAGTGCCGGAAGCTGTTCCCGCCGGTCGCCCACCTCTCCGAGGAGGAGAAAACATTTGACTGCACAGAGTGCGGGAAGTGCTTTTCACGGAAGTCTACGCTTCTCGAACATCAGAGAgtccacacgggggaaaagccttaTTCGTGTTCCGAGTGCGACAAAAGCTTCACCCGCAAATACATCCTGGTGGAGCACCAGCGAATTCATACCGGGGAAAAACCTTTTTCTTGTTCTCAGTGCTGGAAGAGTTTCTCAAAAAGTTCCGGACTCCTCATGCACCAGAAGATTCACGCACTCGAAAAGACTTTCCCGTGTTTGGGGTGTGGGAAAGATTTCACACAAAGGTCGAAAACTTCATCAGGGGAAGACGAGAGCTCCTGCCCTGAGTGCAAGACCTCTTCTACCAGGAACCCTCGGAGGCCACCGAAGCTTCATACTTGTACAGAGTGCTCAAAGACTTTCCGGTACAAGTCGTATCTTATTACGCACCTGAGGTCCCACACCGGAGTGAAGCCGTTTACGTGCCCCgcgtgcgggaaatctttcactcagaaaTCCGGCTTTGACACGCATCAGAAGGTCCACACGGGCGAGAAACCATTTTCTTGCCTTGACTGCGGGAGACGTTTCACGCAGAAGTCCAAGCTTGTCTACCATCAGCGGGGGCACAGCAAAGAGAGACCAAGAAGGACAGCATCAAGTGACCCAAGGGCAGAAGATGTTTTAGACTTGAGCTAA